Part of the Deltaproteobacteria bacterium genome, GATCGGTCTTGTGCCTTCAGGTGTGATCGAGTCACCGATCCTGGGACCGAAGGGGAACAGGGAGTTTGTGATTTATTTGAAGGGGTAGGGCAAAAGAACAAAGGCACAGAGGGGCAAAGGGGCAAAGGCACAGAGGCAAGGGCAAAGGCATGAACCACGGGGAACACGGGGAAAATACAAAATGAAAAACAAAAGATGAAAGATGAAAAGATGAATCCCAACTCCCCCCGTGACGAAATGTTGCAGATCGTCGGTGATCTGAAGCGCCGTCTTTCTCTTCAGATGCCGGAAATCCCTTGGTGTGATGTGGTGCAGGAGGATGCGGAGAGGGGAGGTAAATCGATGGCGGCGGTGGATCATACTCTTGAACGTGCAACCACTCTGGATGAGGTGCGGGCGATTCTCGGTGACTGCACCCGCTGCCGTCTGCATGAAAAACGGCAAAAGATTGTTTTCGGACAGGGCAATCCCGATGCCCGTCTGATGTTCGTTGGGGAAGGTCCCGGCGCCGATGAAGACCGTCAGGGGCTCGCCTTTGTCGGGAGGGCCGGGCAGCTTCTGACAAAGATCATTGCCGCCATCGGTTTGAGCCGTGAGGAGGTTTTTATCGCTAATATCGTTAAGTGCCGTCCACCGGGAAACCGGGATCCCCAGGAGGATGAGATCCGGGAATGCATCCCGTTTCTCAAGGCACAGATCAACGTGATCCGGCCGAAGATTATCTGTACACTCGGGGCGCCGGCGTCGAAGACGAGACCACCGCGCCGATCTCAAAACTGCGCGGCCGGTTCCACGACATGGACGGGATTGCTGTGATGCCGACCTATCATCCAGCCTACCTTCTCCGGAATCCCGCGCAGAAGAGACCTGTATGGGAAGACATGCAAAAGGTGCAGGCTTTCTATCAGGAGTGAGTCCGGAGCTTTATGGAAGGGGGGAGGGGGGATTTGTCATCTTTCGACCGGTTCCGGCCGGCCGGCGATCGGGAAGGTTTCATGAAACAGATTCTTGAAGAGAGTGCAAAAGATGCCGGATCACTGAAATATGTTCGTCTTCACCGTCAGGAAATCGGTGAACTCTTCGGGGATCCTCTGCCGCGCCTGCCTCATGGGGATGAAGGAGCCGACGGCCGGTACAGAATCCATGTGGACTTTTTTGCCTCCTTCGGTCTTCTCGTGCGGGAATGGTTGCAGTCTGCCTCGCAAAGTGTTTCGGAATCCGTCGATCTTGCTGCCGGGGAGGATCCTTCCGGAAAACTCCTCGATGCGTTGACAAAGGTGGGAGTCCGGGCTGTCTTGCAGGGACGCCGGAATGGGCTATATAATCTCTTTTTCCTTTCTCTCTCCAAGGTCTTCGCCGAGGCCGTCAACGATTTCTATTCCCGGGGCGGCCGGAAGCCTTATCACAAGTTTCTTCTCCACCCGGCGCTCTCCGCCCTGTTGGTCCAGGTTCACCAACGGGTCCGGCAGGAAGTGGAGACCACAAAGCCCGGGGCCGCCGCCTTTCACCTCGGAACCGACTTCAACGATTCCCTGCTGCGGGCGGTCCTTTATGATCAGCTTTCCTGTGTGACCACCGAACGGGAAGATGTGACCGTCGAAAATGTCCTGGGTATTTGTAACCCTCGTTTTCCGCTTGCACTGGAAGGTTTCAGGGAGATTTATCGAATTCTGCGAAAGCGGCTCCAGCAGGTTCTGGATGGGCGCCGGGAATCGGGAAGAGAGGAACTGGAAACGATACTCGGCGTTGAAGACCTGTCGGAGCAGTCTCCGGCCGTACTTCTGAATCAACCGGGCGTACTCCGTTATCTCTTCCTGGATTATGAAAATGTAGGCAAACCGATTCGCTCTTCCCGGTTATTGCGCGGGCAGGGAATTTCTTACGCCTTCCTTTGCACAACATATCTGGATCTGATTACCGTCCTGAAACGGAATGAAGTTATTCAGTTGCTGAAGAGACGTGTAGAGATCCTCTCCGATCGTCAGGCGGCCCGTTCCGAGGAACTCTACAGTGCCGGGAGTCTCTACCGTTTCTTTGAAGAGGGAAGGATCCTGAACGATGCACGGGAGGTCACCACCGTCTTCCTCGATCTGCGGGGGTTTACGAGCAAGTCCGAGGAAGCGATCTCCGCCGAGGAGTTGACGGATCAGCTCTATGCCCTCTTTGACCCGATTGTCCCGTTGGTGCATGAGTTCAATGGTGAGATCGATAAATTTACCGGTGACGGGATGATGATCACCTTCGGTGTGGGCGGCCGGAAAAAAGCGGACCCTTTGAATGCGCTTCGCTTGGCCATCCGGGTTCAGGAGAACGTCCGGGCCTTGCGCAGTTCCGGCAAAACGGAGTTTGAGATGGGAATCTCCATCCATTCGGGAACCGTTTTCGTGGCCCATTTCTTTGCCGGGGATGAGAGTGTTGACCGGACGGTGATCGGTCGGAATGTCAATATCGCCGGGCGTCTCTCCTCCGCCGGAGATCTTGTCCGGCATGAACGGGAGAAGCAGGAATTTGATGATCTGGTAAATTCTCTCTCGCTCAGTCTGGGACATGAAGAGGATCGGTCCGGGTTTCTGAAAACAGTCCGGACCCGGAAAAATATCGGTCGGCCGATCTCCGGGGTTTCCGTCGATGGAGAGGGAAACCTCTACAACCAGGGAGTGGTCGTCAGCCATCAGACGGTGGAAACAATCGGGAAACTTGTAACGCTTCAGTCCGGCGAAGATCAGGAGATGGGCTTTCTCTATTTTCGCGATCCCGTTCTCGACCGGACCGTCAGCCTCTATTATGTCGGCGACGTCAAGTTCAAGGGAGTGGAGAGCGCCTTTCCGGTCTATGCGGTACTGCTGTGATGTGCAATCTTTGCGAACACAATTTTTCTTCTTTTCTGTTGTCCCATCCTGAAAAATGTTTTATAATTTAAGAAGTTAGCGGTCAGGTGGTGAAAAGTTTGTGAGCGTTCGCTGCAATCTTTCTTCTTTTCCTTCAGAATTTTATTGAGTTCGTAATTATGCCGAAACCGATGATCTCCGTCGTGGTTCCCGTCTATGACGAGGAGGGGAGCCTTGAAGTGCTTGCTTCTGAAATCCGAACGGTCCTTGGTCCCCTGCCGAACGAATACGAAGTGATTTTCGTGAATGACGGCAGCCGGG contains:
- a CDS encoding adenylate/guanylate cyclase domain-containing protein, which encodes MKQILEESAKDAGSLKYVRLHRQEIGELFGDPLPRLPHGDEGADGRYRIHVDFFASFGLLVREWLQSASQSVSESVDLAAGEDPSGKLLDALTKVGVRAVLQGRRNGLYNLFFLSLSKVFAEAVNDFYSRGGRKPYHKFLLHPALSALLVQVHQRVRQEVETTKPGAAAFHLGTDFNDSLLRAVLYDQLSCVTTEREDVTVENVLGICNPRFPLALEGFREIYRILRKRLQQVLDGRRESGREELETILGVEDLSEQSPAVLLNQPGVLRYLFLDYENVGKPIRSSRLLRGQGISYAFLCTTYLDLITVLKRNEVIQLLKRRVEILSDRQAARSEELYSAGSLYRFFEEGRILNDAREVTTVFLDLRGFTSKSEEAISAEELTDQLYALFDPIVPLVHEFNGEIDKFTGDGMMITFGVGGRKKADPLNALRLAIRVQENVRALRSSGKTEFEMGISIHSGTVFVAHFFAGDESVDRTVIGRNVNIAGRLSSAGDLVRHEREKQEFDDLVNSLSLSLGHEEDRSGFLKTVRTRKNIGRPISGVSVDGEGNLYNQGVVVSHQTVETIGKLVTLQSGEDQEMGFLYFRDPVLDRTVSLYYVGDVKFKGVESAFPVYAVLL